The following coding sequences are from one Lycium ferocissimum isolate CSIRO_LF1 chromosome 3, AGI_CSIRO_Lferr_CH_V1, whole genome shotgun sequence window:
- the LOC132050040 gene encoding telomere repeat-binding factor 1-like isoform X2 — protein sequence MGAPKQKWTPEEEAALKAGILKYGPGKWRTILKDPEFSGVLHLRSNVDLKDKWRNMNVMANGWGSRDKGRLALKRMIQAPVQDEVAVTSAAESDEQIPEARPATTSSGSSQYGGSRRSLLRLDNLIMEAIGNLKEPGGSNKTTISTYIEDQFWAPPNFKRLLSAKLKYLTATGKLIKMKRKYKMAPKLTFSDRRRNLSVLLLDSNQRISSKVDGDDINMLTKSQIDLELAKMSSMSPQDAAAAAAQAVAEADIAIAEAEEANREAEAAEADAEAAQAFAEAAMKTLQGRSIPRMLVNMVKKFVGME from the exons ATGGGTGCACCTAAGCAGAAGTGGACTCCTGAAGAAGAAGCTGCTCTTAAAGCTGGGATCCTTAAATATGGGCCAGGCAAATGGCGTACAATTCTTAAGGATCCAGAATTTAGTGGAGTGCTGCATCTGCGTTCAAATGTTGATCTCAAG GACAAGTGGAGAAACATGAATGTGATGGCAAACGGCTGGGGTTCTCGAGATAAAGGGAGGTTGGCTTTGAAAAGGATGATTCAGGCCCCTGTGCAGGATGAGGTAGCTGTTACCTCGGCAGCTGAAAGTGATGAGCAAATACCTGAAGCAAGGCCAGCCACTACTTCTAGTGGCTCTTCGCAGTATGGTGGTTCAAGAAGATCTCTCCTAAG GTTGGATAATCTTATAATGGAGGCTATAGGCAACTTGAAGGAGCCAGGTGGTTCCAACAAGACTACCATTTCTACGTACATAGAG GACCAATTTTGGGCACCTCCAAACTTTAAAAGGCTACTGTCGGCAAAACTGAAGTATTTAACTGCAACTGGAAAACTCATAAAG ATGAAGCGGAAGTATAAAATGGCACCTAAATTGACATTCTCTGACAGAAGAAGAAACCTGTCCGTTCTCCTCCTGGATAGCAATCAGAGGATCTCTTCTAAGGTTGACGGGGATGACATAAACATGCTCACTAAATCTCAGATAGATTTAGAGTTAGCAAAGATGAGTAGTATGTCACCTCAAGATGCAGCCGCTGCTGCAGCACAAGCAGTTGCAGAAGCAGACATTGCTATAGCCGAAGCTGAGGAGGCAAATAGGGAGGCTGAGGCTGCTGAAGCGGATGCTGAAGCTGCACAAGCATTTGCAGAAGCTGCAATGAAGACACTACAAGGGAGAAGCATCCCAAGGATG CTTGTAAATATGGTAAAAAAGTTTGTGGGAATGGAATAA
- the LOC132050040 gene encoding telomere repeat-binding factor 1-like isoform X3, with protein MGAPKQKWTPEEEAALKAGILKYGPGKWRTILKDPEFSGVLHLRSNVDLKDKWRNMNVMANGWGSRDKGRLALKRMIQAPVQDEVAVTSAAESDEQIPEARPATTSSGSSQYGGSRRSLLRLDNLIMEAIGNLKEPGGSNKTTISTYIEDQFWAPPNFKRLLSAKLKYLTATGKLIKMKRKYKMAPKLTFSDRRRNLSVLLLDSNQRISSKVDGDDINMLTKSQIDLELAKMSSMSPQDAAAAAAQAVAEADIAIAEAEEANREAEAAEADAEAAQAFAEAAMKTLQGRSIPRMTIRA; from the exons ATGGGTGCACCTAAGCAGAAGTGGACTCCTGAAGAAGAAGCTGCTCTTAAAGCTGGGATCCTTAAATATGGGCCAGGCAAATGGCGTACAATTCTTAAGGATCCAGAATTTAGTGGAGTGCTGCATCTGCGTTCAAATGTTGATCTCAAG GACAAGTGGAGAAACATGAATGTGATGGCAAACGGCTGGGGTTCTCGAGATAAAGGGAGGTTGGCTTTGAAAAGGATGATTCAGGCCCCTGTGCAGGATGAGGTAGCTGTTACCTCGGCAGCTGAAAGTGATGAGCAAATACCTGAAGCAAGGCCAGCCACTACTTCTAGTGGCTCTTCGCAGTATGGTGGTTCAAGAAGATCTCTCCTAAG GTTGGATAATCTTATAATGGAGGCTATAGGCAACTTGAAGGAGCCAGGTGGTTCCAACAAGACTACCATTTCTACGTACATAGAG GACCAATTTTGGGCACCTCCAAACTTTAAAAGGCTACTGTCGGCAAAACTGAAGTATTTAACTGCAACTGGAAAACTCATAAAG ATGAAGCGGAAGTATAAAATGGCACCTAAATTGACATTCTCTGACAGAAGAAGAAACCTGTCCGTTCTCCTCCTGGATAGCAATCAGAGGATCTCTTCTAAGGTTGACGGGGATGACATAAACATGCTCACTAAATCTCAGATAGATTTAGAGTTAGCAAAGATGAGTAGTATGTCACCTCAAGATGCAGCCGCTGCTGCAGCACAAGCAGTTGCAGAAGCAGACATTGCTATAGCCGAAGCTGAGGAGGCAAATAGGGAGGCTGAGGCTGCTGAAGCGGATGCTGAAGCTGCACAAGCATTTGCAGAAGCTGCAATGAAGACACTACAAGGGAGAAGCATCCCAAGGATG ACGATACGGGCTTGA
- the LOC132050040 gene encoding telomere repeat-binding factor 1-like isoform X1 — translation MGAPKQKWTPEEEAALKAGILKYGPGKWRTILKDPEFSGVLHLRSNVDLKDKWRNMNVMANGWGSRDKGRLALKRMIQAPVQDEVAVTSAAESDEQIPEARPATTSSGSSQYGGSRRSLLRLDNLIMEAIGNLKEPGGSNKTTISTYIEDQFWAPPNFKRLLSAKLKYLTATGKLIKMKRKYKMAPKLTFSDRRRNLSVLLLDSNQRISSKVDGDDINMLTKSQIDLELAKMSSMSPQDAAAAAAQAVAEADIAIAEAEEANREAEAAEADAEAAQAFAEAAMKTLQGRSIPRMGVGCGGENSKGHNEV, via the exons ATGGGTGCACCTAAGCAGAAGTGGACTCCTGAAGAAGAAGCTGCTCTTAAAGCTGGGATCCTTAAATATGGGCCAGGCAAATGGCGTACAATTCTTAAGGATCCAGAATTTAGTGGAGTGCTGCATCTGCGTTCAAATGTTGATCTCAAG GACAAGTGGAGAAACATGAATGTGATGGCAAACGGCTGGGGTTCTCGAGATAAAGGGAGGTTGGCTTTGAAAAGGATGATTCAGGCCCCTGTGCAGGATGAGGTAGCTGTTACCTCGGCAGCTGAAAGTGATGAGCAAATACCTGAAGCAAGGCCAGCCACTACTTCTAGTGGCTCTTCGCAGTATGGTGGTTCAAGAAGATCTCTCCTAAG GTTGGATAATCTTATAATGGAGGCTATAGGCAACTTGAAGGAGCCAGGTGGTTCCAACAAGACTACCATTTCTACGTACATAGAG GACCAATTTTGGGCACCTCCAAACTTTAAAAGGCTACTGTCGGCAAAACTGAAGTATTTAACTGCAACTGGAAAACTCATAAAG ATGAAGCGGAAGTATAAAATGGCACCTAAATTGACATTCTCTGACAGAAGAAGAAACCTGTCCGTTCTCCTCCTGGATAGCAATCAGAGGATCTCTTCTAAGGTTGACGGGGATGACATAAACATGCTCACTAAATCTCAGATAGATTTAGAGTTAGCAAAGATGAGTAGTATGTCACCTCAAGATGCAGCCGCTGCTGCAGCACAAGCAGTTGCAGAAGCAGACATTGCTATAGCCGAAGCTGAGGAGGCAAATAGGGAGGCTGAGGCTGCTGAAGCGGATGCTGAAGCTGCACAAGCATTTGCAGAAGCTGCAATGAAGACACTACAAGGGAGAAGCATCCCAAGGATG GGGGTTGGATGTGGAGGAGAGAATTCAAAGGGGCACAATGAAGTGTGA